The Herpetosiphonaceae bacterium genome segment ATCCCAAAACCAGCCGTGATTCGTCGCCGACGACAGTACAACAGGATGGTTCGGGCGTAGAGGATTAAGCGGTGGATGGTCAGGACGCTCTGCCCTAACGGCGTCGAGGACATATGCTATACTGAACGAACTACCGGACACAGGAGCCCTGCATGGAACGATCGCTTGCGCAAACCGTCGAGCTACGCTGCGTCAGTTGCGCACAGCCATTCGCCGCCGAGCTGTGGCTGATCGTCGATGCAGCGGAGCGGCCCGATCTCACGGCGCAGATCGACTCCGGCAGCATGCATGTCGCGCAGTGCCCGCACTGCGGCACGCCGCATCCTGTAGACGCGCCGCTGCTCTTTCACGATGGCGCTGCGCAAGCGCTGATCTTTGCGGCCCAGCAGCATGGCGCGCCGGAGGAAGCCCATTCGATCGCGCGCCAGCTTGGTCAATTCCTGATCAGCCGTATTCCGCTTGCAGAGCGCCAGCCCTACCTCGCCAGCGCGCAGATAGTCGTCGGCGAGGAGGCGCTACGGCGCGCGCGGCTGAGCCAGCCCGCGCCCGAAGATGAGCTTTCGATCGCGCTACGGGCGCTGATGGAGGCGCGCGCTGCTGAAGACATCCGTGCGGTCGCAGCAGCGCATCCCGTGCTCGAAACGACGACAGCCCTGGAGCAGCTCGATGAGTATGTTCGGCGGCTGCGTCAGGATCGCCATCTTGAAACTGCCGAGGCGCTGGCCGAGCGGCTCACGCTGCTCCGGGCGGCACAGCCGCATCCAACCGTGGACCTGATCCAGGCGTTACTCGACGCCGACTCGCCTGAGCAGCGCCAGCGCATCTTGCACGACCGCGCTCAGGATCTTACCGACGACGTGCCGGACGTTCTGGAGGCGCTGGCCGAGCAAGCGCAGCGGCGTCAGCTCGACGCAATCGCACGCGATATGCGCGTCATCCGGGGCGAGGTGCTCACGAGTCTGGGCAGAGAACACAGAACACAGAACACAGAACCGGGAACAGGAAACTCGAAACGTTGAACTCAGAACATGCTCCTTGATTCTCCACTAAGGAGACGCTAATGGATACGAACATTGTACGTACTCGCTTCCGCACCGAAGTTCAAGCCCTCGTCCGGCTCTATCATGCCATGGAAGGCTCGGCGATCGGGCTGGCCTCGGTGTCGCTCGACGGGCTTGATCAAAGCTGGCGCGACCGCGTCCAGCGAATTCGCGCACTGCCCCGTGAAGCGCCCCGACGTAAGCATATGATCGAGGCGCTGGTCAACCTGCTTGAGCAGACGTTATGGAAACAGCGCGCCAACCTCGAAAAGCTGCAAGAGATCGACGCGGCGCTGGCCGCCGAGGCACTGACGATCGCCCGGCGTGGCGAGGCCACCGAGGAGACGCCGAGCCAAAGCGCGTAGGCGGCGCTCCCCGGCGCTGTCCGGCTATCCCCGCAGCGCCGCATTTGTGGCGATCGTCGGTGCAAACGAAGGGTTAGGAAAGCAGCGTATATCAGCATCCCAACAGTGGAGCCTGAGGGGTAGGACTAGCGTATCTTGAGCATCAGCGGCGATCCCGGTATCGTACGAGTGCTACCACGCACTGTAGCTCCGTGGCCCTGGTAGGTCGCACCGAACTTACCACCGTTGTACAACGTCCTTACCTAAGGAGTTCGGAAGGCTATGCTCAAGCCTGTTCTGCCTCTCGCTGATGTTCGCGCCAGCGCGCCGAACGTCACGCTTAGCGATGTCGTCGAGGGCATTCTCGATGTTGTCGCCCGGTTACTTCACACCCGCCTTGCCGTTGTCGCGCGCATTGAAAGCACTACCTATACGGTGATGTCGGTCGTCGATCAGCATCACACGCTTCGCGCCGGCCAGATCTATCCTCTCCACGACACGTTCTGCATGCACATGCTCGAACAGGGGCAGCCGCTCTGCATCAGCGACATTACCCAGGCACCCATGCCGTTTCGGTTTTTGCCGAATCGCCTCGAACTCAACATCCGCTCATACATCGGCGTGCCGCTCTCGATGGCCGATGGCCGCGTCTTTGGCTCGCTGTGGGCGGCAGATCCCAGCGTGCGCCTGTTTAGCGAGCAAGATGTCGCGATGCTGCAACTCTTCGCGCGGCTGCTGCGCCACGAGCTGGATCAAGATGCCCAGACGCGCCATCTGGAGCGCATCGAGCAGGTCCAGTCGATGCACGATAGCATCGATCAAGTTACCGGCCTGCTGGCGCGTGACAGCCTGGAGGCCGCGCTGGCGAAAGAAGATAGCCGCTGGAGCCGCCACGGCAACTTTTACGCGGTCGCCGTGCTCTCGATCATCCAGCCCGAATCGGCACAGGACGCCGCCGATACGCAGCGCAGCGCGACGCTGCGCCAGGGCCTTGCCGACATCTTGATGCGCTCGTCGCGGCTGGTAGACTACTGCGCGCGCATCGACGCCGATGAGTTTGCCGTGCTCTTCGCCGATACCAGCGCCGAAGGCGTCGCCGTGTGGCGTGCCCGGATCGAAGCGGCGATCGAAGCCTGGAATCGGGTTCATCTGGCGCGCCGCCTGGCGCTGAACGTCGGCATCGGCATCGCCGACTGTTACGATACCGCCGAGCAGGACCAGCACAGCGCGACCGTGCTGGAGCTGGCGCAGCAGCGAATGTACCAGGAGTGTATGCAGCGCAGCGGACAGCAGCCAGCGCTCTAGGCCCGGCATACCCGCTGATCGTCTCGAAGCAAGGCGCGCCGTGTCGTACCCGTACGGCATGGCGCGCCTTGGCGTTGCGTCCAACTTTGGTCCAACCTGTACATTAGTATTAAAGGCTTTGACGCCGTCCAGCAGACGTGGTACGCTAGGAACAGAAGCGATTTTCGGGGCAGGGTGCAATTCCCGACCGGCGGTGATGTGCAGGCTACAGCAGTACAAACCTGTAGTGTGCCTCAGCCCGCGACCCGTCTCGTTCTCGGACGAGCGGTGGATCTGGTGCAAAACCAGGGCCGACAGTATAGTCTGGATGGTAGAAGATCGCGTAGCATGCGAGTGCCCGCTTGTAGGGGAGATCTACCTTTCCCCAGGCGCGGCACGGGTAGCGCTATGCCAAGTAGCCCCGGAGGTCATCGACCTTCGGGGCTTTGTTGTTGTGGTATGCGTAAAAGTGTCTTGCTGATTCAGCGTCCAACATTGGGATCGCGCCTGATCCCATCCACGAACACCCGCCCGCTGTCGGAGATCGCAGTAGCCGGTACGCCGCCTGGCGTGCCGCGACGGCGGCGGCAGGTACCTCATCAGGTGGTGACGCTGCTCACCTCAAGCCTGATCTTGCTGGCCCTCTGGCAGGCAATCGCCGTGCTAACGCAGTACCCGGTCTGGCTGCTGCCGGGGCCGCAGGACGTGCTCGCCCGCTTTGTCAGGGCCTGGGCCGACGGCACGCTGGTGCAGCACACGCTGCCAACCTTGCTTGAATCGCTCGGCGGCTTTGGCCTGGCGCTGCTCAGCGGCTCGACGCTGGGCTACATCGTCGCTCACTCGCGCACGATCGAGCGCTGGATCGCGCCATACATCGCCGCAGCTCAGGCAATTCCGGTGATCGCCGTCGCACCGCTGATCATCATCTGGTTCGGCTATAGCTCCGATATTATGCGCAACATCCTGGTCGCATCGATCGTCGTGTTCTTTCCGATCTTCAGCAGCACGCTGACCGGCATCCGCAACATCCCGCGTGAGCTGCGCGAGGTCGGGCAGGTTGAGGGCGCGAGCCTGTGGCAGCGGCTCCACTACATCGAGCTGCCGCTGGCCTTGCCGGTGCTCTTCAGCGGCTTCCGCACCAGCCTGGCATACGCGACCACCGGCGCGGTCGTCGGCGAGTTCATCGGCTCGCGCTACGGCCTCGGCGCGCTGATCAACGTCGCGCGCGGCCTCTTCGACACGCCGCTGATCTTCGTCGCGCTGCTCTGCCTGGGCGCGATCACGCTGATCTTCTATAGTCTGGTGATTGGACTTGAGCGGCTGCTGCTGCCCTGGCACGATCAGATCTAGCGCACTATCAGGCCGCATAGATCATAGGCTGCGGCAGCACCGCAGATGTGGTGCGTGCCGCCGCAGCTTGTCACCGATGAGCGTCATACTGTCACCTAACGATCACCTCACATACCACGAGGAAGGGCATTCCATGCGCCAATTATCTTTGCTCTGCTCGCTTGTCGCGCTCGTGATACTCAGCGCGTGCGGCAACCTAGCGCCCACGGCCAGCACCACCACCGTCAACGTTGCGATGGGCTATATCCCCGATGTACAGTTCGCTCCGTTTTATGTCGCCCAGGCCAAGGGCTACTACGCCGCCGAAGGGCTGACCGTGACGATCAACCACAACGATATTCGCGACGCGCTGGTTCAGGTTGGGCAGGGGCAGCTCCAGTTCGCCAACGCCAGCGGCGACGAGATCCTGCTGGCGCGCGCCCAGTCGATCCCGGTCAAGCTGGTCTTTCAGACCTTCCAGCAGTTTCCGATCGCGGTCTTCTCCAAGCAAAGCCAGGGCATCGCCCAGCCGGGCGATCTGCGGGGCAAGACGGTGGGTATTCCGGGACGCTTTGGCGCGACCTATGTCGGCTTGAAAGCCCTGCTGCACGCCGCCAAAATCCCTGAGGCTGAGGTGCAGATCACCGAGATCGGCTTTACCCAGGCGGCGGCAATCCGCGAGGATAAAGTCGCCGCGGCGGTCGGCTACTTCAACAACGAGCCGCTGCTGCTGCAAAACGAAGGCACGCCGGTCAACGTGATCCGTGTCAGCGACTATATTGCGCTGGTCAGCAATGGCCTGGTAGCCTCCGAGAAGATGATCAGCGAGCAGCCGGAGACGGTTCGCAAGTTTGCCCGCGCGACGGGACGCGGCCTTCAGGACACGCTGGACGATCCCGATGCCGCCTTCAAGCTGGCGCTGACGTTTATTCCTGAGCTGAAAGCCGAGTTGCAGCCTCAAGAGTTACGTAAACTCAAAGAAACGCTGGCACTCTGGCGCTCAGAGGCGGCAGACGCGAACGGCCTGGGCTACTCCGATCCGCAGGCGTGGCAGACAACCTATCGCTTCCTACGCGAGAGCGCAATTCTCGACCGTGATCTGGACGTGGAGCAGGCATTCACCAACGATCTACGGAAGTGAGCGGCCTACGCGCTTGTCGCATCCGCGAAAATCCGTTACAGTACGGCGGCTAAACCGTCCCACATCATAGGAGATGTGCATGATCGAGGATGCGGCGCAGAGGAGCCAGACGCCGCAAGCTCCGGTGCGCGTGCTGGTTGCGCTCGGCATCAACCCGAATAGTCAGCGCTTGCTATTAACGGCAGCGCGGCTGGCCGAAGGGCTACAAGGCCAGCTCTTCGCCATCCACATCGAGCCACCCGGCCACGTGACGACGCTGTACGAGGCGAACCGTACCCGCTATTTGAACAAAGCGCGTGAACTGGGCGCGCATGTCGAGATCGTCAAGGGCGAGGACGTAGCGACGACACTGGTCAACTACGCGGAAACACATAACATGACCCATCTGGTGCTCGGCCAGTCGGATGTGAGCCGCTGGCGCGAGATCACGCGCGGCTCGGTGATCAATCGCATCTTGCGGATGATCCTGAGCCGTCAGCTCGGAGTGGATCTGTATATCGTCACCGTGAGTAGTCGGTTTTAGGGGAACGACAGGCCGGGGGAAGAACAAAGAACCAAGAACCGGGTGCCATGCCGGGGTACCCTTTGGGTCTGGCGCCCGGCGCACAAACGAAGAAGTAGCTCCTTTGTTTCGTTGTTTTGTTGTTCTTTGTTTGCCTCATAAAATGAGGCGTGGCCCCGTCTGAGAGCGCCCGGAACATTTGACAGCAGGGCCAAGAGCTACTATAATTCTGAGCTAGCAACACTATTCTCATATGGAGGGTGGACGCCACTCTCCATTCTTGTTGTCTTAATGATGCTGATAAAGGAGTTTGAGCGTGTACGCAGTAATACGTGACCGCGGCGCGCAGTATCGCGTAGAAGAGGGGCAGACGCTGGACGTGGCGCTGATGGACGCCGAGCCCGGCACGCAGATCACCCTCGACGAGGTACTGATGATCGGCGGCACCGACGACGTCAAGATTGGCGCGCCGCTCGTCGCCAACGCAAGCGTCGTCGCAGAAGTCGTGGGCGAGGCGCGTGGCGAAAAAATCGTTGTCTTTAAGTACAAGCGCAAAAAGCGCTACCGCCGCCGCACGGGCCATCGCCAGGACTACACGCGGCTGGCAATCAAAGAGATCCGCGCGTAAGCATTCAGGTAGCGCAGCGGCGCGCACAGCGCCTGAGGCGCTCCCTGACGCAAAGGAAAGGATTGAGCAATGGCACATAAAAAAGGCGTCGGTAGCTCGCGCAACGGTCGTGATAGCAAGCCGAAGATGCGCGGTGTCAAGCGCTATGGCGGTCAGGCGGTCAAGCCGGGCACGATCATTGTCCGCCAGTGCGGCACCAAGATTCGCCCCGGCAACAACGTCGGGATGGGCCGCGATTATACGCTCTACTCGCTGATCGATGGTGTTGTCACGTTCGAGCACCATTCGCAGACCCAGAAGAAAGTGAGCGTCTATCCTGTAGCTGCGGTGGCCGAGATCACGGACAACGTAGCCTAATCAGCGCTAAGCTATCACCCGAAAGCTCCAAGCAGCGGCGGCTGGCCGCCCGTCTGCGACGAGGAGGAAGTCATGAGACAGGGCATTCACCCTAAATACGAAGAAACCACCGTCACCTGCGCGTGCGGCAACACGTTCACTACGCGCTCGACGCGCCAGAACCTCCGCGTCGACGTGTGCTCGAACTGCCATCCGTTCTACACGGGCGAGCAGCGCATTGTGGATACCGCCGGCCAGGTCGATCGCTTTATGCGCCGCCTGCAAACGGCGCAGAGCAAGCAGGCACAAGATGCTCAGCGCCGCCAGCCCAAAGAAGCGCCCAAGAAGCGCTCCCTGTATCAGGAAGTCTTTGGCGAGGACGATCAGGCCGCAGAGTAAGCCGTCACTGGAATCACAAAAGGGCAACGCATGCTATAATGCGCTGCCCTTTTCATTTGTCTCGTCCATCGACCAGCGCCCCATACTGCCACACGTTCAGGAGTTGCTCATGCTTGAGGGTTCAGCCGGTAGCATCGAAGTTATCTGCGGCTCGATGTTCAGCGGTAAGACAGAAGAGCTGATCCGGCGGATCAAGCGCGCCCAGATTGCCCGCAAGCGGGTACAGGTCTTCAAGCCGCTGATCGACACGCGCTACAGCACCGAAGAAGTCGCCTCACACGACGGCGTGCGCGCACAGGCGATCCCGTGCGCCAGCTCCGCCGAGATCGCCGATCTGATCCAGGTCGATGTGCATGTCGTCGCCATCGATGAGATCCAGTTCTTCGACGATGCGATCGTGGAGCTATGTGAGCGATTGGCGGCTGAAGGCAAGCGTGTGATCGTGGCCGGACTCGACCAGGACTTTCGGGGCGAGCCGTTCGGTCCGATTCCGCACCTGATGGCGAAGGCTGAGGATGTCGCCAAGCTCCACGCGATCTGCGTGATCTGCGGCTCGGCGGCCAGCCGTACGCAGCGATTGATCGACGGGCGGCCAGCCTCGTACCACGACCCGATCATTCTGGTAGGCGCGCAAGAGGCGTACGAGGCGCGCTGCCGCCAGCACCACGAAGTACCGCGCTAGGAGTTTCGAGTTCAAAGTTCCGAGTTTCAAGTTTCAAGTTTTCCGTGTTCCTTTGTTCGCTGTGTTTTGTTCTTTGTTCTCGTCGAGGCCCTCACCCCAGGCCCCTCTCCTACTGCGGTAGGAGAGGGGAATGTTTGATCTGCACCCCTTTGTTTCCTTGTACTTTTGTTCCCCGCCCTTCGGCTAGGCCATTGCCCGCTGCAACACACGATGCATATCGGCAATCATCTGCCGCGAGATGCCGTGGCCGACCTCAGGATAGCTCTGGAGCTGCGCGACAATGCCGCGCTGCCGGAGCCATGCTACTCCCGCCTCGACTTCCGCAAGCGGCACAATCGGGTCCGCCGCGCCATGAAAGGCCCAGATGGGCGGGTGGGGCGCGGCGGTAAGCTCACCGATGAGCCGAGGAAACTCCGGCGACCAGCGCGCGCCCAGCGGCAGCGCCCCGGCGATCAAGTCGGAATGATAGGCCGCCAGCGCATAGCTCAGGTCGCCTCCCTGCGACATGCCCATCGCGAAAGGCTTGCCGCGACAGGGTACCTGCTGCGTCGCCGCGTGTAAAAAGGCGGCAACACGCGCGGCAGTGGCGCGAATGATCGGTGCCTGCTGCTCTAATGGCCGCTGATAAAAATCCAGGGGATACCAGGAGTAGCCGGGCTGGCAAGGGTAGGACCCCGATGGGATCAGAAAGCGGGCGGGGAGAGGAAAGTCGGTGCAGAGCGGCAGCATGTCCTGAGGCTGCGCGCCCATCCAGTGCAGCACCAGCACGCATGGCAAGGCATCAGGCGTCT includes the following:
- a CDS encoding CpXC domain-containing protein; the encoded protein is MERSLAQTVELRCVSCAQPFAAELWLIVDAAERPDLTAQIDSGSMHVAQCPHCGTPHPVDAPLLFHDGAAQALIFAAQQHGAPEEAHSIARQLGQFLISRIPLAERQPYLASAQIVVGEEALRRARLSQPAPEDELSIALRALMEARAAEDIRAVAAAHPVLETTTALEQLDEYVRRLRQDRHLETAEALAERLTLLRAAQPHPTVDLIQALLDADSPEQRQRILHDRAQDLTDDVPDVLEALAEQAQRRQLDAIARDMRVIRGEVLTSLGREHRTQNTEPGTGNSKR
- a CDS encoding GAF domain-containing protein codes for the protein MLKPVLPLADVRASAPNVTLSDVVEGILDVVARLLHTRLAVVARIESTTYTVMSVVDQHHTLRAGQIYPLHDTFCMHMLEQGQPLCISDITQAPMPFRFLPNRLELNIRSYIGVPLSMADGRVFGSLWAADPSVRLFSEQDVAMLQLFARLLRHELDQDAQTRHLERIEQVQSMHDSIDQVTGLLARDSLEAALAKEDSRWSRHGNFYAVAVLSIIQPESAQDAADTQRSATLRQGLADILMRSSRLVDYCARIDADEFAVLFADTSAEGVAVWRARIEAAIEAWNRVHLARRLALNVGIGIADCYDTAEQDQHSATVLELAQQRMYQECMQRSGQQPAL
- a CDS encoding ABC transporter permease; its protein translation is MRKSVLLIQRPTLGSRLIPSTNTRPLSEIAVAGTPPGVPRRRRQVPHQVVTLLTSSLILLALWQAIAVLTQYPVWLLPGPQDVLARFVRAWADGTLVQHTLPTLLESLGGFGLALLSGSTLGYIVAHSRTIERWIAPYIAAAQAIPVIAVAPLIIIWFGYSSDIMRNILVASIVVFFPIFSSTLTGIRNIPRELREVGQVEGASLWQRLHYIELPLALPVLFSGFRTSLAYATTGAVVGEFIGSRYGLGALINVARGLFDTPLIFVALLCLGAITLIFYSLVIGLERLLLPWHDQI
- a CDS encoding ABC transporter substrate-binding protein, giving the protein MRQLSLLCSLVALVILSACGNLAPTASTTTVNVAMGYIPDVQFAPFYVAQAKGYYAAEGLTVTINHNDIRDALVQVGQGQLQFANASGDEILLARAQSIPVKLVFQTFQQFPIAVFSKQSQGIAQPGDLRGKTVGIPGRFGATYVGLKALLHAAKIPEAEVQITEIGFTQAAAIREDKVAAAVGYFNNEPLLLQNEGTPVNVIRVSDYIALVSNGLVASEKMISEQPETVRKFARATGRGLQDTLDDPDAAFKLALTFIPELKAELQPQELRKLKETLALWRSEAADANGLGYSDPQAWQTTYRFLRESAILDRDLDVEQAFTNDLRK
- a CDS encoding universal stress protein, with product MIEDAAQRSQTPQAPVRVLVALGINPNSQRLLLTAARLAEGLQGQLFAIHIEPPGHVTTLYEANRTRYLNKARELGAHVEIVKGEDVATTLVNYAETHNMTHLVLGQSDVSRWREITRGSVINRILRMILSRQLGVDLYIVTVSSRF
- the rplU gene encoding 50S ribosomal protein L21, whose protein sequence is MYAVIRDRGAQYRVEEGQTLDVALMDAEPGTQITLDEVLMIGGTDDVKIGAPLVANASVVAEVVGEARGEKIVVFKYKRKKRYRRRTGHRQDYTRLAIKEIRA
- the rpmA gene encoding 50S ribosomal protein L27 — its product is MAHKKGVGSSRNGRDSKPKMRGVKRYGGQAVKPGTIIVRQCGTKIRPGNNVGMGRDYTLYSLIDGVVTFEHHSQTQKKVSVYPVAAVAEITDNVA
- the rpmE gene encoding 50S ribosomal protein L31, translated to MRQGIHPKYEETTVTCACGNTFTTRSTRQNLRVDVCSNCHPFYTGEQRIVDTAGQVDRFMRRLQTAQSKQAQDAQRRQPKEAPKKRSLYQEVFGEDDQAAE
- a CDS encoding thymidine kinase, with translation MLEGSAGSIEVICGSMFSGKTEELIRRIKRAQIARKRVQVFKPLIDTRYSTEEVASHDGVRAQAIPCASSAEIADLIQVDVHVVAIDEIQFFDDAIVELCERLAAEGKRVIVAGLDQDFRGEPFGPIPHLMAKAEDVAKLHAICVICGSAASRTQRLIDGRPASYHDPIILVGAQEAYEARCRQHHEVPR
- a CDS encoding dienelactone hydrolase family protein, with amino-acid sequence MTCTTHQIEDMTYLEYRTGPRETPDALPCVLVLHWMGAQPQDMLPLCTDFPLPARFLIPSGSYPCQPGYSWYPLDFYQRPLEQQAPIIRATAARVAAFLHAATQQVPCRGKPFAMGMSQGGDLSYALAAYHSDLIAGALPLGARWSPEFPRLIGELTAAPHPPIWAFHGAADPIVPLAEVEAGVAWLRQRGIVAQLQSYPEVGHGISRQMIADMHRVLQRAMA